The nucleotide sequence CAACCCAAACGTTCTCACGTGCGTGGTATGCGCAATTGCCTGAGTGAACGGACTTGGTCCTGAGCAAGTAGTCAGTGACGCATGCGCCCCTCCCGGAAAATCTCGAAACATCACCTCTTCGGACGCAGAACACACCCATGGGACTGTTCAGTTTCATCAAAAGCCTCTTTGGCGGCTCCAGCACGCCTCCACCACTCCCGCGCCGGGAAACGACGCCGGTGAGAAATGCCGTGCCGCAGGCCAAAACACCTCCGCAACCGCCGAAACGGCAAACATTGGCTCATCTCGACTCGCAAGTGTTTGAGGCCATTTCCAGCGAAGCGGCGAAAAAACAGGCAAAGGCCATGGGAAGGCCGCTTTGGAGCAATTTGTTCGCTTTTGGCCGTCAGAGCGTCATTCCGCCCGTCACAGACCCACGCACGCTCATGATTGATCGCGCGATGGTGGGCGAGGGGCTCATCACGCCAGAGGAACTCACGCAGATCCATGAAATCGGCGAAAAAATGGCCGAGTTGCGGCCTGATTTCAACTGGGCGCGGCATCAAGGTCAGGCTGCGGTGAATGCCGACAAGGCCGCGAAGGCCGAGCTGAAGCGCCAAAAGAAAGCCGAGGCCGCGAAACGCAAAGCCGACCGCGAGGCCGCCATCGCTCATCGCAAGGCCTCGGACATCATCTTCCTCGGTCGTGGCGTCTCCGGCGGACTGGCGGATCGGCGTTCGCATGTCGAAAAACTTCAGGAAGCCAAGCTGCCTGTGCTTTCCACTCCCGCTGAAGTGGCTACAGCACTCGAACTGCCGGTAAAACGACTGCGCTGGCTCGCTTTTCATGCCGAGGTGGCTGTGGTGACGCACTACATCCGCTTTCAAATCCCGAAGAAAAGCGGCGGCGTGCGTGAACTCGCCGCGCCGCATGCCGACCTCGCCCGTGCACAGCGCTGGATCCTGCAAAACATCCTCGAACGCGTGCCGGTGAGCGGTGTGGCGCATGGTTTCGTCAAAGGACGCGGCACGCTAACGAACGCACGCTCGCACACGGGCAAGGACGTGGTCTTGAATGCGGATTTGAAGGACTTTTTTCCCAGCATCACCCTCCCACGAGTGCGCGGCATTTTTCAGCAGCTCGGCTACTCGCCTTCGGTAGCGACTGTGCTGGCGCTGATCTGCACAGAATGCCCGCGCCGCACCGTCGAGTATGATGGGCAGACCTTCCACGTCGCCACCGGGCCGCGAGCGCTGCCGCAAGGAGCCTGCACCAGCCCCGCGCTGAGCAATCTCTGCGCCCGGAAGCTCGATCTGCGCTTTGCCGCACTCGCCGCGAAGCATGGCTGGACCTACACGCGCTACGCCGACGATTTGACCTTCTCTACAGATGACGAAGCAGCGAAAGCCACCGCTTTGATCCTCAGCCGCCTCCACCACATCGTGAAGGACGAGCACTTCGAGGTGAACGAAGCGAAAACCCGCATCCAGCGCCGCAACGCGCAGCAAAGCGTCACTGGCGTGGTGGTGAATGATCATTGCAACGTCCCACGCAAGACCCGCCGTCAACTGCGAGCGATCCTGCACCAGGCTGCAAAGACCAGCATCCCTGCACAGAACCGCATCGGCCACGACAACTTCACAGGTTGGGTCAGCGGCATGCTCGGATATGTGAAGATGATCAACCCGCAGCAGGGCGAAAAGCTCTTCAAGGCATGGGATATGCTCGGCGAAAAGAGGCCTTAGTTCCCCTGCAAATCCAGCTCCGCGTCTAGGGTGGTGCCGTCGAGAAGGTACTCGACGAGTTGCTTGGCGAGCCAGGGGGCACGCAGGGTGCCTTTGGAGCCGAGGCCGTTGAGGAAGGCGACGCGGGGGTGGGACGGGTGTGTGCCGCAGAGGGCTTGTTTGCCTTTGATGATGGGCCGCACGGCGCTTTGGGAAGAGAGGACTTGGAGCGGTGTTTTCACCAGTGCACGTAGTTTGGTCTCTAAACCGGCCACGGCGGACTCGGAGGGTGTGTGGGGGCCTGCGAATTGCCATTCGTAGGTCGATCCGGCTCGCAGTGTGCCGTCCTTCATCGGGAGCAGCCAGCAGCCGCGATTGAGGATGCGCCGTTCACCACGCAGGTCGGCCTGCGCGGTCAGGATGGTGCCCAGGGCGCTCTGAAAGGGCACCCAGGCGAAAAACGGATGCCTCGCAGCTTCCCAGCCCTGTGCCCAGATGACGTGCGAAAAGGCCTCGCCACGCCAGGTGACGCTCTTTTCATCCGAAACGACGTTTTCGGGCCTCACATCGGCTTTTTGATACTGACCGTGTCCGGCGAAAAAGCCGCGACTGGCGTCGAGATAGGCCGCAGTGTCCATCCAGGCGGCGTGGCGCATTTGGAAGCCTTCATGCGGTGTCGTAAAAACCTCCGCATCGAGCTGCGGTGACTGCGTGGTGACAAAGTCTGCCACCTCGGCTTCGGCGAGACGACGCGGCCATTTTTCGCGTTCGATTTCATCCTTCAGCAGGCGCACATGACCGCGTGGGAAGAAAAAACGCGTGTCCAATGTCTGCGAGACACGGCGGTAAAAGAAAACGGCCTCACGGTAAAACGCCTCAAAACGCCAGCTCACCTTCAGCCGCATGCCTGTGACGGGAGTGACGAGCCCGGCTGCGACTTTGGAGCATGTCACCGCCTCCTCGCGGTCCACGAGCACAAACGGCACGCCACGCTCCCACAGCCGCCATGCAAGCGCGGTGCCAGCGAGGCCTTGGCCGATGATGAGGATGCGGGGAGGCATGTAGAGTAGGTTGGGCCGAAAAACGAATAAGTAGCGCAGGATGTGGCAGGGAGTAAGGGTTCGCCCCTTTTTTCACCCCTTACCTCAAAATTATCTATGTGCGGCATCGTCGGCTATATCGGCACTCGTCAGGCAAGCTCCATCCTTCTCGATGGGTTGCGTCGTTTGGAATACCGTGGCTATGACTCGGCGGGGATGGCGCTCAATGGCGTGGATGGGCTGCGCATCGTGAAGAAGGCAGGGCGCATCGATAATCTGCGTGCGGCAGTGGAGCAGGCGGCCCCGCAGGGCACGATGGGCATCTCCCACACCCGCTGGGCGACACATGGACCAGCGACGGATGAGAATGCACATCCGCATCCCGATCAGGGCGGCAAACTGGTGCTGGTGCACAATGGCGTGATCGAGAACTACCAGACGATCCGGGATCAATTTGTCGCCAAAGGGCATGTGTTTCACTCCCAGACAGATACGGAAGTGTTGTCACATCTCGTCGGCACTTACTATGATGAATCGACCGAGAAAGATGGCATGCAGCGGCTCGTCGGTGCAGTGAAGGCCGCTCTCGGTCGTGTGAAGGGCACCTACGGCATCGCAGTGATGCATGCGGATCTACCGGGCGTGATCGTCGGGGCGCGGCTGGGCAGCCCGCTGATCATCGGCCTCGGTAAAAATGAGCACTTTCTGGCCAGCGATGTGGCGGCAGTGGTGAATCACACGCGTGACGTGGTCTATCTGAATGACTACGACATCGTCACCATCACGCAGGACAGCTACGATGTGCAATCACACCAGGGTGTGCCTGCGGAGGTGAAGGTCAGCCGCGTGGAGTTCACTGCGGACGATGCGGAGAAGGGCGAGTTCCCGCATTACATGCTCAAAGAAATCTATGAGCAACCCACTGCGATGCGCAATGCGATGCGTGGCCGCCTTTCACGCGATGAATGCACCGCCATCCTCGGAGGGCTAAACATGACGCCGCGTGAGCTGGCGCAGATCGACCGCATCATCCTCGCAGGCTGCGGCACGGCGTATCATGCAGCGATGGTGGGTGAGTATCTGATCGAGACGCTGGCACGCGTGCCGACGGAGGTGGAGATCGCGAGTGAGTTCCGCTACCGCAATGTGCCGGCGAACAAGAATACGCTGCAATTCGTCATGAGCCAGAGCGGCGAGACGATTGATACCCTCGCGGCGATGCGCGAGGGCCAGCGCAAAGGCATCCGCTGCCTCGGTATCGTGAACACTGTCGGCAGCACCATCGCGCGTGAGAGCGACGGCGGCGTGTACATCCACGCTGGGCCGGAGATCGGCGTGGCAGCGACAAAGACCTTCACCTCGCAGGTGACGATCCTCACATTGATCAGCCTGCTACTCGGGCGCATCCACCACCTCAGTAGCGTGGATGGCTTGGAGATGATTGATGAGCTGGAGGCCATCCCCGACAAGATCGTGACCATTTTGAAGCAAGCGGACAAGATCAAGGCCATCGCCGAGAAGCACTGCCATGCCGAGGGCATGCTCTTTATGGGCCGCCAGGCGAACTACCCCGTCGCACTCGAAGGAGCGCTAAAGATGAAGGAGATCAGCTACATCTACGCCAGCGGCCACCCCAGCGCCGAGCTGAAGCACGGCGTCATCGCACTGGTGAAGCCCGACATGCCGAGCGTCTTCATCGCGCCGGACGACGCCGTCTTTGATAAAAACGTCAGCAACATCGAGGAAGTCCGCGCCCGCAAAGGCCCGGTCATCGCCGTCACCACCGAGGGCCGCACCGAGCTGGAGCGCATCACCGATGATGTGATCTACGTGCCCGACTGTCCCAGCTACCTCACGCCGCTGCTCAATGTCATCCCGCTACAGCTCCTGAGCTACTACACCGCCGTCGCTCGCGGCTGTGATGTCGATAAACCGAGAAATCTGGCGAAAAGCGTCACAGTCGAGTAAAGATGGGCTTTCCCCGTCTAAAACCACGCTTGATGAAAAACCGAATTTTTTGCCAAATCCTCGCCTTAGGCCTGCTTTGCGGCCTGAGGGCAGTTTGCGGCCAGGAATCGACCCCAGCGCTCATCGCGGCGAAAAAAACCTCACCCGCAGAATTCCTCGATGCTCTCGGGAAAACGGCGAAAGCCCGTTGGCGGCTCTATTTCCGCCCACCACCACCCACACCGCCCGTGGACCGAGCGAAAGCCGCACTCATCCTCGGCAGTCTCGTGGCAGAGAGCCACCTCATCTGGCAGGCCACGGACTCACAGCAATTCCGCAACAACAACCAAGACCTCGTCACCTACTGCCGCATGATCGGTGTGGGAGATGGCATCATGCCGCGGCTCATGGCGCAGGGCAAAATGGCCGAAATGGAGCAGTGGAAAGAGCTGCGCACGGAAATAAGCCTGACGCAGGATGAAATGAGCCGCCTGCTGCACGAGATGCAGGACGACGACCTGTCCCATCTCATCGACACCGGGTTATGGCTACGCGTGTTGGAAGTCTGCAACAGCATCGCTGCGGAGGCACCTACAGAGATCGCCCCAGATCTACGACTCACGACCCAGAGTGCCACCAATGAGCTGCGTGAGCATCTTTCCGCTGTCAGTGCCAATCTGAGTGACTGCAAATACCTTCAACAGTTGCGCAACATCCTCGATGCATTGCCGAAAGACCCGAAGGCCAATGAGAGCATCCAAACCATGATGCAGTCACTTCTGGACAAGGAGAAGTGATTGAGGCTCGTTGAAAGCGGCTAAGATCACTCATACTCCCGCTTTCTTGTGAATGTCTCCCCCTGGTATTTAAATCCCGCCATCGTCCACCCAATGGCCTCGTCCTCGTGGAGTCACTTTTGGTCGGAATATCGTGAAAACGCACCTTACAGCCGCCGCAGTCTACCTTCTCGCCTTTGCACGATCGCTACCATGCTTCTGCGGCAGCCCGCTGCGGAATTGGAGCGGCTTTTGTATGATCGTGCGATACGAGCACACCAGTTATCTGCGCCTCCGATTTTCATCATCGGCCATGCTCGCAGTGGCACCACGCATTTGCATAATTTGCTCGCCCTTGATCCGCGTTTTGCCTTCATCTCCTACCTCCAGACTTCGTTGCCACGCCAATTCATGTGCATTACTAGGCCGGAGCTTGCCCTCCTACGCGCGGCGCTGCCTGCCACACGCGGCATGGACAATGTGCGCATGACTCTGGAGTCTGCTCAGGAGGAGGAAATGGCACTAGGCATCCTGGGGGATATTTGCAGTTACAAATGTTTCTACTTTCCACGCAGGCTCATTCATCACTTCAGTGAATCGGTACTGCTAGAAAATGTGCCCGCTGAAAAGCTCCAGCGCTTCAAAGACACTTATCGCATGTTGGTGAAAAAGATCAGCTACGCCGCTGGAGGCAGTAGGCAGATCCTATTTAAAAATCCAACAAGCACCTGCCGCATTCCGCTGCTGTTGGAGCTCTTCCCTGACGCCCGATTCATTCACATCGTGCGAGATCCACATGAGGTGTTCCATTCCATGCAGAAGCTCTGGTAAGCACTCGTTCCAGGTCTTTCTTGGCATGATGATCCAGGTCTGGACTACCAAGAACACACCCTCCAGGCCTATGAAGTGGTTATGCGCCGTTATCTCCATGATCGAGAATGTGTCCCTGCCGGGCAATTGATCGAAGTGCGCTACGAAAACCTTGATCGCGATCCTGTCGGCACCATCCGCAATATTTACGATGCCTTCGCCCTACCAGAGATTGCCCGTGCCTGCGAACGAGTCACCAGCTACTGCGCCAGCCTGAGCGGCTACCAGAAGAATAAGCACCCGCATAATGAGGCTCTGCGTGCTCGTATCGCTACGCAATGGCGTTTTGCTTTCGATGCTTTTGGCTATCCCACCTAATATGAAGCACAGCCTGCTCCTCCTCATCGCGTTTTGCCCTCTGCTCTGCGCTATTGCGACGCCACCGAATGTGGTCGTTATTTTGGTGGATGATTTGGGCTTCGGGGACTTGGGCTGTTATGGGCATCCGCGCTTCAAAACACCGCGCATCGACCAAATGGCAGCCGAGGGCACACGGATGACGCAGTTCAACACGCCAGCGCCGTTTTGTGCTCCCACGCGTGCCTCACTCATGACGGGGCGCTATCCCTGGCGCTGCGGCATGACGCAGAATCCTGCACCCGATGGTGGCCCGCTGGCAGATGCACTCACACTGCCAAAAACAGAGGTCACTCTGGCGCAGGTGCTGAAGACGGCAGGCTATGCCACCGGCATGGTCGGAAAATGGCATCTGGGGCACCAACCAGACACTTTACCGACGGATCGTGGCTTTGATGAGTACTACGGCATCCCGTATTCGAACGACATGCGGCCCGTGCAGGTGCTGGAGGGCACGCAGGTGGCGGAATACCCGGTTGTGCAGGCTACGCTGACCACGCGTTACGCAGAGCGAGCGGTCGATTTCATCGCACGAAATGCCAAGAGGCTCTTCTTCCTCTACTTTGCCGAGGCGATGCCGCACAAGCCGCTGGCGGCCTCCGAGGAGAACTACCAAAAGAGCGGCGCTGGCTTGTATGGCGATGCATTGCTCGATCTCGACGACAGCGTCGGCGCTGTGCTGGATGCGCTGAAAGCGAATAAGCTCGATGACAATACGCTGGTGCTTTTCACCAGCGACAACGGCGCGTGGTTCGGCGGAAGCTGCGGCGGCCTGCGTGGCATGAAAGGCACCAATTATGAAGGCGGCTACCGTGTGCCGTGCATCGCCCGATGGCCGGGGAAAATCCCTGCTGGCCGCGTGAATGACACACTCACGGTGACGATGGATCTTTTCGCCACTGTCCTCGCTGCCACGGGTGCTAAGATGCCGGATGACCGCGTACTCGATGGTCGTGATTTGCTGTCGATCTGGACTGGTGAGGCCAAAGCGCCGCATGAGTTCATCTTCGGCCATCAGGGGCCGAAACTGCACACCATCCGCGATGCGCGGTGGAAGCTGCATGTACTGCCCGCTCGTGAGATGCTGCTCAAACCCCGCCCAGATGGCAGATGGCTCGATCCCCGCGCTCCAGATGGAGTGACGATCCTTGCCCCTTACGAGCAGTATAATCTCGATTCACATCCCGGAGTCACCACAGGCGTCAAACCGGCCGCGATGCAACTTTTTGACCTTCAAAACGATCCCACTGAGCAAAGCGATCTCGCCAACCAACACCCCGACGAGGTGAAGCGCCTCAAAGTCGCCTACGACGCCATGAACAAGGATGTGCCCAGCGTGGTGGAAGTGAAACGGGCTCCGCTCAAATAACCGTTTCTGACTCCAACCGATAACCAATACCCGGCTCGTTCACGATGCGTGGGCCGGTTTCGCCGAGCTTTTTGCGCAGGTGATTGATGTGGACGCGCAGGCCTTCGCTAGGGTCGCTGCTTTGACCGGCCCAGACTTGCTTCACGATCTGATTTTGCGTGACGATGCGGCCCGGGTGCTCGGCGAGCACCTTTATTAATGCGAACTCTGTGGGCGTGAGTTTGATGGGAGTATCGGCCAAAGTGGCTTCATGGTGGAGGAGATCGAGCTTTAGGGCTCCGGCGATGATTTCGGGGCTCTGCCGGGTGAAACGCCGACGCTGGATGACATCCAGCCGTGCCAGCAGCTCGGCGGTGCCGAAGGGCTTGGTAACGTAGTCATCGGCGCCGAGTTCGAGGGCTTCGACCTTCACGGTTTCTTGATCACGGACGCTCAGGATGAGCACAGGCACATCGCTCCACTCACGGAGGCGCTTCAAAAC is from Verrucomicrobiaceae bacterium and encodes:
- a CDS encoding FAD-binding oxidoreductase, producing the protein MPPRILIIGQGLAGTALAWRLWERGVPFVLVDREEAVTCSKVAAGLVTPVTGMRLKVSWRFEAFYREAVFFYRRVSQTLDTRFFFPRGHVRLLKDEIEREKWPRRLAEAEVADFVTTQSPQLDAEVFTTPHEGFQMRHAAWMDTAAYLDASRGFFAGHGQYQKADVRPENVVSDEKSVTWRGEAFSHVIWAQGWEAARHPFFAWVPFQSALGTILTAQADLRGERRILNRGCWLLPMKDGTLRAGSTYEWQFAGPHTPSESAVAGLETKLRALVKTPLQVLSSQSAVRPIIKGKQALCGTHPSHPRVAFLNGLGSKGTLRAPWLAKQLVEYLLDGTTLDAELDLQGN
- a CDS encoding response regulator transcription factor; the protein is MSKALIIDDEQQMRRLLRMVLESRGYEVCEAADGQLGLQEAAFQRPDVVLLDLGLPGLSGIDVLKRLREWSDVPVLILSVRDQETVKVEALELGADDYVTKPFGTAELLARLDVIQRRRFTRQSPEIIAGALKLDLLHHEATLADTPIKLTPTEFALIKVLAEHPGRIVTQNQIVKQVWAGQSSDPSEGLRVHINHLRKKLGETGPRIVNEPGIGYRLESETVI
- a CDS encoding sulfotransferase; this encodes MDYQEHTLQAYEVVMRRYLHDRECVPAGQLIEVRYENLDRDPVGTIRNIYDAFALPEIARACERVTSYCASLSGYQKNKHPHNEALRARIATQWRFAFDAFGYPT
- a CDS encoding sulfatase, with protein sequence MKHSLLLLIAFCPLLCAIATPPNVVVILVDDLGFGDLGCYGHPRFKTPRIDQMAAEGTRMTQFNTPAPFCAPTRASLMTGRYPWRCGMTQNPAPDGGPLADALTLPKTEVTLAQVLKTAGYATGMVGKWHLGHQPDTLPTDRGFDEYYGIPYSNDMRPVQVLEGTQVAEYPVVQATLTTRYAERAVDFIARNAKRLFFLYFAEAMPHKPLAASEENYQKSGAGLYGDALLDLDDSVGAVLDALKANKLDDNTLVLFTSDNGAWFGGSCGGLRGMKGTNYEGGYRVPCIARWPGKIPAGRVNDTLTVTMDLFATVLAATGAKMPDDRVLDGRDLLSIWTGEAKAPHEFIFGHQGPKLHTIRDARWKLHVLPAREMLLKPRPDGRWLDPRAPDGVTILAPYEQYNLDSHPGVTTGVKPAAMQLFDLQNDPTEQSDLANQHPDEVKRLKVAYDAMNKDVPSVVEVKRAPLK
- a CDS encoding sulfotransferase, coding for MLLRQPAAELERLLYDRAIRAHQLSAPPIFIIGHARSGTTHLHNLLALDPRFAFISYLQTSLPRQFMCITRPELALLRAALPATRGMDNVRMTLESAQEEEMALGILGDICSYKCFYFPRRLIHHFSESVLLENVPAEKLQRFKDTYRMLVKKISYAAGGSRQILFKNPTSTCRIPLLLELFPDARFIHIVRDPHEVFHSMQKLW
- the glmS gene encoding glutamine--fructose-6-phosphate transaminase (isomerizing) codes for the protein MCGIVGYIGTRQASSILLDGLRRLEYRGYDSAGMALNGVDGLRIVKKAGRIDNLRAAVEQAAPQGTMGISHTRWATHGPATDENAHPHPDQGGKLVLVHNGVIENYQTIRDQFVAKGHVFHSQTDTEVLSHLVGTYYDESTEKDGMQRLVGAVKAALGRVKGTYGIAVMHADLPGVIVGARLGSPLIIGLGKNEHFLASDVAAVVNHTRDVVYLNDYDIVTITQDSYDVQSHQGVPAEVKVSRVEFTADDAEKGEFPHYMLKEIYEQPTAMRNAMRGRLSRDECTAILGGLNMTPRELAQIDRIILAGCGTAYHAAMVGEYLIETLARVPTEVEIASEFRYRNVPANKNTLQFVMSQSGETIDTLAAMREGQRKGIRCLGIVNTVGSTIARESDGGVYIHAGPEIGVAATKTFTSQVTILTLISLLLGRIHHLSSVDGLEMIDELEAIPDKIVTILKQADKIKAIAEKHCHAEGMLFMGRQANYPVALEGALKMKEISYIYASGHPSAELKHGVIALVKPDMPSVFIAPDDAVFDKNVSNIEEVRARKGPVIAVTTEGRTELERITDDVIYVPDCPSYLTPLLNVIPLQLLSYYTAVARGCDVDKPRNLAKSVTVE
- a CDS encoding RNA-directed DNA polymerase encodes the protein MGLFSFIKSLFGGSSTPPPLPRRETTPVRNAVPQAKTPPQPPKRQTLAHLDSQVFEAISSEAAKKQAKAMGRPLWSNLFAFGRQSVIPPVTDPRTLMIDRAMVGEGLITPEELTQIHEIGEKMAELRPDFNWARHQGQAAVNADKAAKAELKRQKKAEAAKRKADREAAIAHRKASDIIFLGRGVSGGLADRRSHVEKLQEAKLPVLSTPAEVATALELPVKRLRWLAFHAEVAVVTHYIRFQIPKKSGGVRELAAPHADLARAQRWILQNILERVPVSGVAHGFVKGRGTLTNARSHTGKDVVLNADLKDFFPSITLPRVRGIFQQLGYSPSVATVLALICTECPRRTVEYDGQTFHVATGPRALPQGACTSPALSNLCARKLDLRFAALAAKHGWTYTRYADDLTFSTDDEAAKATALILSRLHHIVKDEHFEVNEAKTRIQRRNAQQSVTGVVVNDHCNVPRKTRRQLRAILHQAAKTSIPAQNRIGHDNFTGWVSGMLGYVKMINPQQGEKLFKAWDMLGEKRP